The genome window CTGGCGACGAAGAGCAGGAGCAACCCGCGCTTCAAGAAGCGAATCTGGACCAGGGTCATGGTTCGGCCGCGATCTCGAGACCGAGCTCTCCCATGCGTCGGAACTTCTGATAGCGCGCTTCGAGCATGTCTTCGGAGTCGATGCGCTCGATCTTTTCCAGAGCCTCCACCAGGTGTTTGTTGAGGATCTGTGCGGTCTGAAGATGGGCAGTGTGCGCGCCACCGATCGGTTCGGGGACGATCCGATCGACGAGACCGAGGGCAAGGAGATCCTGCGATGTCAGCTTGAGCCCCTCTGCCGCTTCCTCGGCACGAGTTGCGTCCTTCCAGAGTATCGCCGCACATCCCTCGGGCGAGATCACGGAATAGATCGCGTGCTGAAGCATGAGAATCTCGTCCCCGATGGCGATCGCAAGTGCCCCACCGCTCCCTCCCTCGCCGGCCACGGTCACGATGACGGGAACGGCGAGACGAGCCATCTCACGAATGTTGTAGGCGATCGCCTCGGCCTGACCGCGCTCTTCGGCGTCGATTCCCGGATAGGCCCCGGGCGTGTCCACGAAGCAGAAAATCGGCCGAGCGAATTTCTCCGCGAGCTTCATCGCCCGGAGCGCTTTGCGATAGCCTTCGGGTCGGGGCATTCCGAAGTTACGATAGATCTTCTGCTTCGTATCGCGTCCCTTTTGATGGCCGACGACAACCACCGGGCGGCCGTGGAACCACGCCATCC of Vicinamibacteria bacterium contains these proteins:
- a CDS encoding acetyl-CoA carboxylase carboxyltransferase subunit alpha encodes the protein MAVETLDFEAPLLSLQKEIEALTGYPADSRKDREIARLQQKLDEMRKDIYSRLTPWQKVQVARHPQRPYTLDFIAQLFTDFVELHGDRRFADDPAIVAGMAWFHGRPVVVVGHQKGRDTKQKIYRNFGMPRPEGYRKALRAMKLAEKFARPIFCFVDTPGAYPGIDAEERGQAEAIAYNIREMARLAVPVIVTVAGEGGSGGALAIAIGDEILMLQHAIYSVISPEGCAAILWKDATRAEEAAEGLKLTSQDLLALGLVDRIVPEPIGGAHTAHLQTAQILNKHLVEALEKIERIDSEDMLEARYQKFRRMGELGLEIAAEP